A region of Candidatus Glassbacteria bacterium DNA encodes the following proteins:
- a CDS encoding sugar phosphate isomerase/epimerase has translation MTASQLDYFISAPYAAVTGLIDQLGEAGMGVEFELNDPEWILKVCELPAVSRLGRTLRQQGIGRLVQGPFYDLAPGSLDPYIREHTQKLYIRTLDIAAALEAEFVTFFTGYNTLLHARVLDQWFEVCRPLWRRVLDYAARLDVRVLFANMFEDEPEIQLRLLDGLPPELCGVCLDVAGAYAFSKKKITSWVNLLGGRLELVYLSDARVRDSERLPLGAGSFPLKDFYQACMKKSLVPDIVFKMAPEQAFDSLQLVRKKGLGQYQIELL, from the coding sequence ATGACCGCCAGCCAGCTCGACTATTTTATTTCGGCGCCTTACGCCGCGGTAACAGGCTTGATCGATCAGCTGGGCGAAGCAGGCATGGGAGTGGAATTCGAGCTTAACGACCCGGAGTGGATCCTGAAAGTCTGTGAGTTGCCGGCTGTTTCCCGGCTTGGACGAACCCTGCGCCAGCAAGGGATCGGCCGTCTCGTTCAGGGGCCGTTCTACGACCTGGCGCCCGGCAGTCTCGATCCCTATATCCGCGAGCACACCCAGAAGCTCTACATCCGCACGCTCGATATCGCCGCCGCCCTCGAGGCGGAGTTCGTCACCTTTTTCACCGGTTACAACACCCTGCTCCACGCCCGGGTGCTGGACCAGTGGTTCGAGGTCTGCCGGCCGCTCTGGCGGCGCGTGCTCGACTACGCCGCCAGGCTGGACGTGCGCGTGCTGTTCGCCAACATGTTCGAGGACGAGCCGGAAATCCAGCTCCGTCTGCTCGATGGTCTCCCGCCCGAACTCTGCGGCGTCTGCCTCGACGTTGCCGGGGCGTATGCGTTCAGTAAGAAAAAAATCACCAGCTGGGTCAACCTGCTCGGCGGAAGGCTGGAACTGGTTTATCTCAGCGATGCCCGGGTACGCGACAGCGAGCGCCTGCCCCTGGGCGCCGGCAGTTTCCCGCTGAAGGATTTCTACCAGGCATGCATGAAAAAAAGCCTGGTGCCCGATATCGTATTCAAGATGGCGCCGGAACAGGCGTTCGATTCCCTGCAGCTCGTGCGTAAGAAGGGGCTGGGACAGTACCAGATAGAGCTGCTTTAA
- a CDS encoding endonuclease domain-containing protein, with protein sequence MKIHYNSKLKTLSRKLRKNSTLVEVLLWEQLKARKLRGYQFARQKPVGDFIVDFFCHDLHLVIEIDGSSHDKRLEQDKARQGFLESLGMKVIRFLDKDAKSNIQGVVSQLELVIDAFEEKKKDLGI encoded by the coding sequence TTGAAAATTCACTACAACTCCAAGCTCAAAACCCTCTCACGTAAGCTCCGGAAAAATAGTACTCTGGTGGAAGTACTACTTTGGGAACAGTTAAAGGCACGCAAACTTCGCGGTTATCAATTCGCCAGACAGAAGCCTGTCGGTGATTTTATAGTAGATTTCTTTTGTCATGATCTTCATCTGGTGATAGAAATTGATGGCTCCAGCCACGATAAACGGCTGGAGCAAGACAAGGCACGACAGGGATTTCTGGAGTCTTTAGGCATGAAAGTCATTCGTTTTCTCGACAAGGACGCAAAAAGCAACATTCAGGGAGTAGTCAGCCAATTGGAACTTGTGATTGACGCATTCGAGGAAAAGAAAAAAGATTTAGGTATTTAA
- a CDS encoding AAA family ATPase, whose product MSSTRTRWHRIPRKETPMSQDDWSQLLTTDMDKLFTDREQDRREQITLKKGERRNVTVLFLDIKGFTAMSEKLDPEEVTQIIDNVFKVLSSEIVRYGGMVDKYIGDCIMALFGAKKASEDDAERAVRAALGMLGKMDHVNKIMKSKGINLGCRIGINSGLVVAGELGDRGEKDFTVMGDTVNTASRLETSAEVNTIMVSENTREQAGDIFDCEELEPISVKGKSKPLQVFRVHGVLKERVERWERDTLAKSKAYVGRESEWAALGKFMEDYFSGGRPERIKVAGLSADGGMGKSRMVHEFLTRGPCPRGLLLKGKTISYADAPYWVFVSVFKNLMGVSEGDPVETVRRKWEETCERLKTLALLDEGEREQTRARLDEHEDYLAYLLGVPRDPEAIKRIKPDELKELIFTSLRIFLEASSALEGEGEAMYLLLDDLHWLDELSRELIDFLLDNLQPVRPTLFVTMYRPDYVPSEKWREGDNFYQLVILPLSREETTGMVQGMLKGLILTDRLAKLIFEKSGGNPFYIEEITFSLIDREVLIQEEVQEGSPVWVVNPKEEDVELPDSIHGMVQTRIDKLDEEARKLLFEASVTGMEFSTALLGDLHGRAGGDRDQLDELLDNFVQARMIVSRGGDGDSGFHVFANVLISEVCYNTLLNYNKTILHGLLGECIEDIYGDKEVPKDEHYRLAFHFEKGDKADKAVFYLESAGDQCARQFSSKAAVELYGKLIGMLDNAGMGEDEKKDCRLRNVYKLAQVEYLAGMLEEAFSHFSTCSKLAGEARDFKMLCDALTSAGEIERIRENREKAMKFFEKSLNLAEKLNLDEQVADNLVNIGIVMEEGGDYAEAMEYFKKALARAVTDEQRQNISHYIFQRA is encoded by the coding sequence ATGAGTAGCACGCGTACCCGTTGGCATCGCATTCCCCGCAAGGAGACCCCCATGTCACAGGATGATTGGTCGCAGCTGCTCACAACCGACATGGACAAGCTGTTCACCGACCGCGAGCAGGACCGCCGCGAGCAGATTACGCTCAAGAAGGGTGAGCGCCGGAACGTTACCGTGCTGTTCCTTGATATCAAGGGCTTCACGGCGATGAGCGAGAAGCTCGACCCCGAGGAAGTGACCCAGATTATCGACAACGTGTTCAAGGTGCTCTCCTCGGAGATAGTGCGCTACGGCGGGATGGTGGACAAGTATATCGGCGATTGCATCATGGCCCTGTTCGGCGCCAAGAAGGCCAGCGAGGACGACGCCGAGCGTGCGGTGCGCGCCGCGCTGGGTATGCTGGGCAAGATGGACCACGTCAACAAGATCATGAAGTCCAAGGGCATTAACCTGGGCTGCAGGATCGGGATCAACTCCGGGCTGGTGGTGGCCGGTGAACTCGGCGACCGCGGCGAGAAGGATTTCACGGTGATGGGCGATACGGTCAATACCGCCAGCCGCCTGGAGACCAGTGCCGAAGTCAACACGATCATGGTCAGTGAAAATACGCGCGAGCAGGCCGGCGATATTTTCGATTGCGAGGAACTGGAGCCGATCTCGGTCAAGGGCAAGAGCAAGCCCCTGCAGGTGTTCCGGGTCCACGGGGTGCTGAAGGAGCGGGTCGAGCGCTGGGAGCGCGACACGCTGGCCAAGAGCAAGGCCTATGTGGGCCGTGAAAGCGAATGGGCAGCGCTCGGCAAATTCATGGAGGACTATTTCTCCGGCGGCAGACCGGAGCGGATCAAGGTGGCGGGCCTTAGCGCCGACGGCGGGATGGGCAAGAGCCGGATGGTCCACGAGTTCCTGACCCGCGGTCCCTGCCCCCGCGGGCTTCTGCTCAAGGGCAAGACAATCTCTTACGCCGACGCTCCCTACTGGGTGTTTGTCAGCGTGTTCAAAAACCTGATGGGAGTCAGCGAAGGCGATCCGGTCGAGACAGTCCGGCGGAAGTGGGAGGAAACCTGCGAGCGCCTCAAGACCCTGGCGCTGCTGGACGAGGGCGAGCGCGAGCAGACCCGCGCCCGTCTCGACGAGCACGAGGACTATCTGGCCTACCTGCTGGGCGTGCCCCGCGATCCGGAAGCGATCAAGCGGATCAAGCCCGACGAGCTCAAGGAACTGATTTTCACCTCGCTCCGTATCTTCCTCGAAGCCTCATCAGCGCTCGAAGGCGAGGGCGAGGCGATGTACCTCCTGCTTGACGACCTCCACTGGCTAGACGAGCTAAGCCGCGAACTGATCGATTTCCTGCTCGACAACCTCCAGCCGGTCCGTCCCACCCTGTTTGTCACCATGTACCGGCCCGACTATGTCCCGTCGGAAAAATGGCGGGAAGGCGACAATTTCTACCAGCTCGTGATCCTGCCGCTTTCTCGGGAAGAGACTACCGGCATGGTGCAGGGCATGCTCAAAGGGCTGATCCTCACCGACCGGCTCGCGAAACTGATCTTCGAGAAATCAGGCGGCAACCCGTTCTATATCGAGGAGATCACGTTTTCCCTGATCGACAGGGAAGTGTTGATTCAGGAGGAGGTCCAGGAGGGCAGCCCGGTCTGGGTGGTCAATCCCAAGGAGGAGGACGTGGAGCTGCCGGACTCGATCCACGGGATGGTGCAGACCAGGATCGACAAGCTCGACGAGGAGGCGCGCAAGCTGCTCTTCGAGGCCAGCGTTACCGGCATGGAGTTCAGCACCGCGCTGCTGGGCGATCTCCACGGCCGCGCCGGAGGGGACCGGGATCAGCTGGATGAGTTGCTGGATAATTTTGTACAGGCGCGAATGATCGTCTCGCGCGGCGGTGACGGCGACAGCGGGTTCCACGTGTTCGCCAACGTGCTGATCAGCGAAGTGTGCTACAACACGCTGCTCAATTACAACAAGACAATCCTCCACGGACTGCTGGGGGAATGTATCGAGGATATTTACGGCGATAAGGAAGTACCCAAGGACGAGCACTACCGGCTGGCGTTCCATTTCGAGAAGGGTGATAAAGCCGACAAGGCGGTGTTTTACCTGGAGTCCGCCGGCGACCAGTGCGCACGCCAGTTCAGCAGCAAAGCCGCCGTGGAGCTTTACGGCAAACTGATCGGGATGCTGGACAACGCCGGTATGGGCGAGGATGAGAAAAAAGACTGCCGTCTGCGCAACGTGTACAAGCTGGCCCAGGTTGAATACCTGGCCGGGATGCTCGAGGAGGCGTTCAGCCACTTCAGCACCTGCAGCAAACTCGCCGGCGAGGCCAGGGATTTCAAGATGCTGTGCGACGCCCTGACCAGCGCGGGTGAAATCGAGCGGATCAGGGAGAACCGGGAAAAGGCGATGAAGTTTTTCGAGAAAAGCCTCAACCTGGCCGAGAAATTGAACCTCGACGAGCAGGTGGCGGACAACCTGGTCAATATCGGGATCGTGATGGAGGAGGGCGGCGACTACGCGGAGGCGATGGAGTATTTCAAGAAGGCGCTGGCCAGGGCTGTCACCGACGAGCAGCGCCAGAATATCAGTCACTATATCTTTCAGCGTGCCTGA
- a CDS encoding DUF885 domain-containing protein encodes MATEAGQVIDDILEFLWRENPVEATIAGIHRYDDMLEKLDQVSRRKKLEKKREYLEQLESLKVRGKLAAEVQHLKCALRVGINMEVDFSSLDRDATTYPRLALYGVYQLVARSNAPYHFRALRAIDRLREIPRVLTEGRLNLSYGGNLPHILTIRAVEISARGRDYLARITGILSREVPELENVIGKYSSQALKAFEDFVEFLIEEAQPRSDGVCAAGEDIFDFLLKHEHQLDLNTGSLRKLAEEEVDRALARLEETAAGISGSKDWRSALARDSELPAADNLLEHWRGIINEVAGRVRSAGLVTLPSGGKLEIVQTPEFETSILPVAGYIEPPHFESEAIACFCVTQPADEDRERLLPAHSRVNALATAIRQVYPGRHTFLVQRRRHCGERLAYLARGSVLEAGWESYILGATIGSGAFDDEQLLNLLNHHGRLLAALRVLIDLDIHTGGMKEERAVNELAGRAAISEKQAWQVVSALAAAPASSVGALAGRLMIEKWCGKFRKALGKEFSLKDFHDRLIRASGLPPKSAEKKLSAALGREKG; translated from the coding sequence ATGGCCACTGAGGCCGGGCAGGTTATTGACGATATTCTCGAGTTCCTCTGGCGTGAAAACCCAGTTGAAGCTACTATCGCCGGGATCCATCGCTACGACGACATGCTGGAAAAACTGGATCAGGTGTCCCGCCGCAAAAAACTGGAAAAGAAGCGGGAGTACCTGGAGCAGTTGGAATCTCTCAAAGTCAGGGGTAAACTGGCCGCCGAAGTGCAGCACCTGAAATGCGCGCTGCGGGTGGGAATCAACATGGAGGTGGATTTCTCCAGTCTCGACCGCGACGCCACCACTTACCCCCGCCTGGCGCTCTACGGTGTTTACCAGCTTGTGGCCCGCTCCAACGCTCCGTACCATTTCCGCGCCCTGAGGGCGATTGACCGCCTCCGCGAGATTCCTCGCGTGTTGACCGAGGGCCGGCTTAACCTGAGCTACGGGGGGAATCTGCCCCACATCCTGACGATCCGCGCGGTCGAGATCAGCGCCCGCGGCAGGGACTATCTGGCCCGGATTACCGGTATCCTCTCCCGCGAGGTTCCGGAGCTGGAAAACGTGATCGGCAAGTACAGCAGCCAGGCCCTGAAAGCGTTCGAGGATTTCGTGGAGTTCCTGATCGAGGAGGCTCAGCCCCGCAGCGACGGGGTCTGCGCCGCGGGCGAGGATATTTTCGATTTCCTGCTCAAACACGAGCACCAGCTCGATTTAAACACCGGCTCCCTTCGCAAACTGGCCGAGGAGGAGGTCGATCGGGCACTGGCCCGGCTTGAGGAAACGGCCGCCGGAATCAGCGGCTCCAAAGACTGGCGGAGCGCTCTGGCCCGGGACAGCGAACTGCCCGCGGCGGATAACCTGCTTGAGCATTGGCGAGGCATAATCAATGAAGTCGCCGGCCGGGTCCGCTCCGCGGGATTGGTGACCCTGCCGTCGGGGGGAAAACTGGAAATTGTGCAGACACCGGAGTTCGAGACCTCGATACTGCCGGTGGCGGGTTATATCGAACCTCCGCATTTCGAGTCTGAGGCGATAGCTTGTTTCTGCGTAACTCAGCCGGCTGATGAGGACCGTGAGCGCCTGCTGCCGGCCCATTCGCGGGTCAACGCCCTGGCGACAGCTATCCGTCAGGTGTACCCCGGCAGGCACACGTTCCTCGTCCAGCGACGCCGTCACTGCGGCGAGCGGCTGGCGTACCTGGCACGCGGCAGCGTACTGGAGGCCGGCTGGGAATCCTACATCCTGGGTGCGACTATCGGCAGCGGGGCTTTCGACGACGAGCAGCTGCTCAACCTGCTCAACCACCACGGACGGCTGCTGGCCGCGCTGCGGGTGCTGATAGACCTGGACATCCATACCGGCGGGATGAAAGAGGAGCGGGCGGTAAATGAACTTGCCGGACGCGCCGCGATAAGCGAGAAACAGGCCTGGCAGGTGGTGAGCGCGCTGGCGGCTGCCCCGGCCTCATCGGTAGGAGCGCTGGCCGGCAGGCTGATGATCGAAAAGTGGTGCGGCAAGTTCCGCAAGGCGCTCGGTAAAGAGTTTTCTCTCAAGGATTTCCACGACAGACTGATCCGCGCCAGCGGCCTGCCCCCGAAATCGGCTGAAAAAAAGCTGAGTGCAGCCCTTGGGAGGGAGAAAGGATGA
- a CDS encoding DUF4139 domain-containing protein produces the protein MPAEPAVVSGAADRKELSLVVYNDNLALVRETRRVNLPDGKFDLRLAGIGRMLLPSSVIAEPGGGIELIEQRYLYNPLNRSNLLEAYIGRKVLIERENERTGELERREAVLLTNDGGPVVEVDGEVLLEPGGKLILPQLPEGLVAEPVLSWLLESGSAGTRDIGLSYLTNGLSWQSEYVLTLGPGEGRAVLSGWVSLHNRSGADFRNARLHLIAGSINRASRQQYAFAPEMIEMRASLAAKADMGGMPPQAQFEYYRYDLPHRMDLLHNQVKQVELFAARQIRVEKIYRFSGSSRYFHAPVRPQREPVPADVILEWHSGGADDKDLPLPAGLVRVYDKDASGTTWFAGEDRIGHTPAGEKVTVSAGRAFDVKGLRRQLDFQRPTDRLRRVTLEIELINTKDITVTVQIDEPIPGDWKITASSHDWEKLESNLVRFEPRVKAGSRVNVRYTIEFI, from the coding sequence GTGCCTGCGGAACCAGCGGTGGTTTCCGGCGCTGCGGACAGGAAAGAACTCAGCCTGGTTGTTTACAACGACAATCTGGCCCTGGTTCGCGAAACGCGCAGGGTCAATCTGCCGGATGGAAAGTTCGACCTTCGCCTGGCCGGTATCGGACGGATGCTGCTGCCCTCCTCGGTGATTGCCGAGCCGGGCGGGGGTATCGAGCTGATCGAGCAGCGCTACCTGTACAACCCGCTCAACCGCAGCAACCTGCTCGAGGCATATATTGGGCGCAAGGTGCTGATCGAGCGGGAAAACGAGCGTACCGGCGAACTTGAGCGCAGGGAGGCTGTCCTGCTGACAAACGACGGCGGTCCGGTGGTGGAAGTGGACGGCGAGGTGCTGCTCGAACCCGGCGGGAAACTGATTTTGCCCCAACTCCCCGAAGGTCTTGTGGCCGAACCGGTCCTGAGCTGGCTGCTCGAATCCGGAAGCGCGGGAACCAGGGATATCGGCCTGAGTTACCTGACCAACGGACTCTCCTGGCAGAGCGAGTATGTCTTGACTCTCGGGCCGGGTGAGGGCCGGGCGGTGCTGAGCGGCTGGGTCAGCCTGCACAACCGCAGCGGAGCCGATTTCAGGAATGCGCGGCTCCATCTGATCGCCGGCAGTATCAACCGCGCCTCGCGCCAGCAGTACGCCTTCGCTCCGGAAATGATAGAGATGAGAGCTTCGCTGGCGGCCAAGGCAGACATGGGTGGCATGCCGCCGCAGGCACAGTTCGAGTACTACCGCTACGACCTGCCTCACCGCATGGACCTGCTGCACAACCAGGTGAAACAGGTCGAACTCTTTGCCGCTCGGCAGATAAGAGTCGAAAAGATTTACCGCTTCAGCGGCTCGTCGCGCTATTTCCATGCTCCCGTGCGCCCCCAGCGGGAACCGGTACCGGCCGATGTTATCCTGGAGTGGCACTCCGGCGGAGCGGACGATAAAGACCTGCCCCTGCCCGCCGGACTGGTCCGGGTGTACGATAAGGATGCCAGCGGAACCACGTGGTTTGCCGGCGAGGACCGGATCGGGCACACTCCGGCGGGCGAAAAGGTGACTGTCTCGGCGGGCAGGGCGTTCGACGTCAAGGGTCTGCGTCGCCAGCTGGATTTCCAGCGGCCCACCGACCGGCTGCGGCGGGTAACGCTTGAGATCGAGTTGATCAACACGAAGGATATCACGGTCACCGTGCAGATTGATGAACCGATTCCGGGCGACTGGAAGATTACGGCCAGTTCCCACGACTGGGAAAAGCTGGAATCGAACCTGGTCAGGTTCGAGCCGCGGGTCAAGGCCGGTTCGAGAGTTAATGTCCGCTACACGATTGAATTTATTTGA
- a CDS encoding HD domain-containing protein — MEGSKRSILEVSVDISCHSLSVGIGWCRQDAGTRGGGVAHEKLMELSRQILIDRDSRLSPFATPHAAAVRTRPLEDEDFRSPFARDRDRILYSGGFRRYVGKTQVVYFASQFDEHITNRAVHSMQVSQIGRTIGRLLRLNVDLIEAVALGHDLGHPPFGHDGEMFLDSLCHSFGIGHFHHNVHSLYYVDSLANTNRGMNLTFQVRDGILFHDGEADLGPLPPHRERTEADIEAYVAGCATGSKPEMIPATLEGCVVRMCDTVAYVGQDIEDAIRIGIIESRDIPADLADALGSSNSEIIDSLVSDLVEASLAEDTVRLSAPVLDAFSRLREFNYLRIYSHPEIRKEKQRIEHAFRAMFEHFLADLEKERTGSIIYRHFLNNRSASYLADTGAPVKVRDYLATMTDRYFTKVFKDLFIPRMPG, encoded by the coding sequence ATGGAGGGGTCGAAACGAAGTATCTTAGAAGTTTCGGTCGATATTTCTTGTCATTCTCTATCTGTCGGGATTGGCTGGTGCCGGCAGGATGCCGGGACGCGTGGAGGCGGCGTGGCGCACGAAAAACTGATGGAACTCAGCAGGCAGATCCTGATCGACCGCGACAGCCGGCTCAGCCCGTTCGCAACTCCCCACGCCGCCGCGGTACGGACCCGGCCGCTGGAGGACGAGGATTTCCGCAGCCCGTTCGCCCGCGACCGGGACAGGATTCTCTACAGCGGCGGTTTCCGTCGCTATGTGGGCAAAACCCAGGTGGTCTATTTCGCGTCCCAGTTCGATGAGCATATCACCAACCGGGCTGTCCACAGCATGCAGGTCTCCCAGATCGGCCGTACTATCGGCCGGCTGCTGCGGCTGAACGTGGACCTGATCGAGGCGGTGGCCCTGGGCCACGACCTCGGCCACCCGCCGTTCGGCCACGATGGGGAGATGTTTCTCGATTCGCTCTGCCACAGCTTCGGGATCGGCCATTTCCACCACAATGTCCACAGCCTCTACTACGTCGACAGCCTCGCCAATACCAACCGCGGCATGAATCTAACCTTCCAGGTCCGCGACGGGATCCTGTTCCACGACGGCGAGGCGGATCTCGGGCCGCTGCCGCCACACCGGGAGCGCACGGAGGCGGATATCGAGGCCTATGTGGCCGGCTGCGCGACTGGCTCAAAACCGGAGATGATTCCGGCCACCCTCGAGGGGTGCGTGGTACGTATGTGCGATACAGTGGCCTACGTGGGCCAGGATATCGAGGATGCAATCCGGATCGGAATTATCGAGAGCCGCGATATCCCGGCCGATCTGGCGGACGCCCTGGGAAGCAGCAACAGCGAGATTATCGACTCCCTGGTCAGCGACTTGGTGGAGGCCAGTCTGGCAGAGGACACGGTTCGGCTGAGCGCCCCGGTGCTCGACGCGTTCAGCCGCCTTCGCGAGTTCAACTATCTGCGGATCTATTCCCACCCGGAAATCCGCAAGGAGAAACAGCGGATCGAGCACGCATTCCGCGCGATGTTCGAGCACTTCCTCGCTGATCTCGAAAAAGAACGCACCGGCTCGATCATTTACCGGCACTTTTTGAACAACCGCTCGGCAAGCTACCTGGCAGATACCGGGGCTCCCGTAAAGGTGCGCGATTACCTGGCGACCATGACTGACCGCTATTTCACCAAGGTGTTCAAGGACCTTTTCATACCCCGCATGCCGGGCTAG
- the thiC gene encoding phosphomethylpyrimidine synthase ThiC, with protein sequence MEKRWDFSVPEEMIRQAAVNEPLDAKQLADSLARGRTVVLGNRLRDGIVRPTAVGENTRTKVNANFGTSRDAGTPEEELCKLRAAIEAGADAVMDLSTGPDLERMLKLTLEKSEVPVGTVPIYKLAVEVVERGCSFDAVSEEDFIEVVREHCRLGADFITVHCGLTREGVRQIDMQGRVTGIVSRGGSFLYRWMRATGLENPLYTYYDEILKISAEYNVTLSLGDGLRPGSIADATDRGQVAELMVLGELVQRAREAGVQSMVEGPGHVPLDQVRLNIELEKRLCDGAPFYVLGPLVTDIAPGYDHLTSAIGGAVAGAAGADFLCYVTPAEHLRLPTLEDVRTGVICCRIAAHAADLAKGLPGAADWDRAMSTARKALDWEKMYELAIDPELARTMRAMSRPADENLCTMCSELCALKE encoded by the coding sequence ATGGAAAAGCGATGGGATTTTTCCGTGCCGGAGGAAATGATCCGGCAGGCGGCCGTTAACGAGCCGCTTGATGCAAAACAGCTGGCCGATTCCCTGGCCCGTGGACGGACCGTGGTGCTGGGCAATCGCCTTCGCGACGGAATAGTCCGTCCGACCGCCGTGGGCGAGAACACCCGGACGAAGGTCAACGCTAATTTCGGGACCAGCCGCGACGCCGGTACGCCGGAGGAGGAGCTGTGCAAGCTGCGGGCGGCTATCGAGGCCGGCGCAGATGCTGTGATGGACCTCTCGACCGGTCCGGACCTGGAGCGGATGCTGAAACTGACCCTGGAAAAGAGTGAAGTTCCGGTGGGGACCGTGCCGATTTATAAATTAGCGGTCGAAGTTGTCGAGCGCGGGTGCAGTTTCGACGCCGTGAGCGAAGAGGACTTTATCGAGGTTGTGCGCGAACACTGCCGTCTGGGCGCGGATTTCATCACCGTCCACTGCGGCCTGACCCGCGAGGGCGTCCGTCAAATAGACATGCAGGGCAGGGTGACCGGGATAGTCAGCCGCGGCGGGTCGTTCCTCTACCGCTGGATGAGGGCTACGGGCCTGGAAAACCCGCTCTACACCTATTACGATGAAATCCTGAAAATATCGGCGGAGTATAACGTCACGCTCAGCCTGGGGGACGGGCTGCGGCCGGGTTCGATCGCCGACGCAACCGACCGCGGGCAGGTTGCCGAACTGATGGTCCTGGGCGAGCTGGTCCAGCGCGCCCGCGAGGCGGGTGTGCAGTCGATGGTCGAGGGGCCGGGCCACGTACCGCTCGACCAGGTGCGGCTCAATATCGAACTGGAGAAAAGGCTCTGCGACGGCGCGCCGTTCTACGTGCTCGGACCGCTGGTGACCGATATTGCCCCCGGTTACGACCATCTGACTTCGGCTATCGGCGGAGCAGTGGCCGGGGCCGCCGGGGCGGACTTCCTCTGCTATGTCACTCCGGCCGAGCACCTTCGCCTGCCAACCCTGGAGGATGTCCGCACCGGGGTGATCTGCTGCCGGATCGCCGCCCACGCCGCCGATCTGGCCAAGGGCCTGCCCGGCGCGGCCGACTGGGACAGGGCGATGAGCACCGCGCGCAAGGCGCTCGACTGGGAGAAAATGTACGAGCTGGCGATCGACCCCGAGCTGGCCCGCACGATGCGGGCGATGAGCAGGCCGGCCGATGAGAACCTGTGCACCATGTGCTCGGAACTCTGCGCGCTGAAGGAGTGA